One Microcoleus sp. bin38.metabat.b11b12b14.051 genomic window carries:
- the aroH gene encoding chorismate mutase, whose product MENICVDWQVRAIRGATTASDNSVEAIREAVRELLDELETRNNLDPELIISVTFSVTRDLDAIFPAAIARERSRWCNVPLLDVQQMHVKGALERCIRFLIHVNWPAHREIYHPYLRGAQNLRPDWNLAVAVAAEK is encoded by the coding sequence ATGGAGAATATTTGCGTGGATTGGCAAGTGCGGGCGATTCGCGGGGCAACAACTGCCAGCGATAATTCGGTAGAAGCAATTCGAGAAGCGGTGAGAGAACTGTTAGATGAATTAGAAACAAGAAATAATTTAGATCCGGAATTAATAATTAGTGTTACGTTTTCTGTTACCCGCGATTTGGATGCTATCTTTCCGGCTGCGATCGCCCGCGAACGCTCCCGGTGGTGTAATGTACCTTTGTTGGACGTGCAGCAAATGCACGTGAAGGGTGCTTTAGAACGCTGCATCCGCTTTTTAATTCACGTCAATTGGCCCGCACACCGCGAAATTTATCATCCTTATTTGCGCGGAGCTCAAAATTTGCGGCCCGATTGGAATTTAGCCGTTGCGGTTGCTGCGGAAAAATAA
- a CDS encoding tetratricopeptide repeat protein — protein MAENYLRINHDGDFIQLSWQRGRAIPRNAPPVTFAHPFDSKVLDKLRWYLEEYLRFPYGLEPENAQRIEQQLQAWGQQLFELVFRSSDKAREFFQEATRDGLDKCEISIVSDDSAVLNLPWELLFAPDYQFLAPLLAGMYRSLSNYAVRAELGTMSDEQLNILLVIARPYGERDINFQTIARPMLEALKPIQRQVNLTVLRPPSLKQFEAELNARKGFYHIVHFDGHGDFQADSKTVQTQYGNLGEGVLVFEDIDGNPEIVTAREIAQYLTDCRVPIFILNACKSGQAGEEAFSSVAGQLVKLGAKGVVAMAYSVYAQGAKHFMGRLYGELVRGQDIASAVAAGRKSMSIDKQRPSPKGMLPLQDWLVPVLYQQEPYTPFRPKTTTPSFADLMGEADNSSVIDSGLLVDLPEVSAYGFIGRDYDILCLERAFRQNHIVLLQGMGGVGKTELVGGFARWLADTQGRTGGVFFTSFERGAGLSQVVNQIGRKLGGEKFASLSPERQQALVKQHLQANSCLLIWDNFEPVNGFPQGNEPLLSAAERASLQQFLKELRGGNSWVLITSRREENWLDCGYALRSLKGLVKPDAEELAARILREAGVDRAKLPKEYLELLKLLGGHPLSLRVVLRHLKTQTPVQLIEALRRGLDTFKGAEEEGREKSLTVSLDYSFANLSARARQHLPFLGLFCDRVDADWLHAFSESPDDGYGQAYVAVFGENLQKSDWIGLLNEATAAGILEDWGGSIYKIHPALPWYLRQQLDKKGSQEVINTLEKKLLVFYAMLANKYNRELISNAELATFVLRVEEPNLFQHLRLAEKQEEWVQAQAILQALGEVYERLGRKPEFKSLRERALNQIGFHLAQAKAKGQYALDFWRYLRQVDANEALESAELETARAIYQEILDELTALNDLSVNDKIAILYHNLGIVAQKQRRFEEAIAFYHKALQIFEDAGDFYRAASDYHQLGIVAQEQRRFEDAIAFYNKALQIFEDAGDFYRAARDYHHLGIVAQEQRRFEDAIAFYNKALQIFEDAGDFYRAAVVYHQLGRVAEEQRRFDDAIAFYHKALQIKEDLGDFHSAASDYHQLGIVAQLQRQFDDAIAFYHKALQIFEDAGDFYHAASCYHQLGRVAKEQRRFEDAIPFYHKALQIKEDAGDFYNASDEYQGLGLIAKEQGDFETAVAYFQKAFEARSAANDWRKASFTLTAWGETLEAQLNWTEAAKIYLRALAIDIKHNQEWVDSDINNLGRMLKQLGDSQFKIIWREFTGDECSENWFSVIQKASEIEEEGTD, from the coding sequence TAGACAAATTGCGCTGGTATCTCGAAGAATATCTGCGCTTTCCCTACGGACTCGAACCGGAAAATGCTCAAAGAATTGAACAGCAGTTGCAAGCTTGGGGACAACAGCTATTTGAGTTAGTATTTCGCAGCAGCGACAAAGCGCGGGAGTTTTTTCAGGAAGCGACGCGAGACGGATTGGATAAGTGCGAAATTAGCATTGTTTCCGACGATTCTGCCGTACTCAATTTGCCCTGGGAATTGCTGTTTGCGCCAGATTATCAATTTCTCGCACCTTTGCTGGCGGGGATGTATCGCAGTCTTAGCAATTATGCTGTTCGGGCAGAATTGGGTACAATGTCTGACGAACAATTAAATATTTTACTCGTAATTGCTCGACCCTACGGAGAACGCGATATTAATTTTCAAACTATCGCCCGCCCGATGTTGGAGGCCCTGAAACCTATTCAAAGACAGGTGAATCTTACCGTATTGCGTCCGCCCAGTTTAAAGCAGTTTGAAGCAGAACTTAACGCCCGCAAAGGTTTTTATCATATCGTTCATTTTGACGGACATGGCGATTTTCAAGCTGACAGCAAAACCGTTCAAACTCAATATGGAAATTTGGGAGAAGGCGTTTTAGTCTTTGAAGATATTGATGGCAACCCGGAAATAGTTACTGCTAGGGAAATTGCCCAATATTTGACAGATTGCCGCGTGCCGATTTTTATTCTCAATGCTTGCAAGTCGGGACAAGCTGGGGAAGAAGCCTTTTCTTCCGTGGCGGGACAGTTGGTGAAATTGGGTGCAAAGGGCGTGGTAGCAATGGCTTATTCCGTTTACGCCCAAGGCGCGAAACACTTCATGGGAAGGCTGTACGGGGAATTGGTGCGGGGACAAGACATCGCCTCTGCTGTGGCGGCGGGGCGCAAATCTATGTCCATAGACAAACAGCGCCCCAGTCCCAAAGGGATGTTACCGCTGCAAGATTGGCTGGTGCCGGTGCTGTATCAGCAGGAACCATACACGCCTTTTCGGCCCAAAACTACAACTCCCAGTTTTGCAGATTTGATGGGGGAAGCTGATAATTCATCTGTGATTGATTCGGGGTTACTGGTTGATTTGCCTGAAGTTAGCGCCTATGGTTTTATTGGGCGAGATTACGATATTTTGTGCTTGGAAAGAGCTTTTCGCCAAAATCATATCGTGCTGTTGCAGGGGATGGGCGGCGTTGGGAAAACTGAGTTAGTAGGAGGGTTTGCGCGGTGGTTGGCTGATACTCAGGGGCGCACAGGTGGCGTTTTCTTCACTTCTTTTGAACGCGGTGCGGGGTTGAGTCAGGTAGTCAATCAAATTGGCAGGAAACTGGGCGGTGAAAAATTCGCGTCGCTGTCGCCGGAAAGACAGCAGGCGTTGGTAAAACAACATTTGCAAGCTAATTCTTGTCTGCTCATTTGGGATAATTTTGAACCGGTGAATGGGTTTCCGCAGGGGAATGAGCCGCTTTTATCGGCTGCGGAAAGAGCAAGCTTGCAGCAATTTCTCAAGGAGTTGCGCGGGGGAAATTCTTGGGTGTTGATTACCAGTCGGCGCGAGGAAAATTGGTTGGATTGCGGTTACGCGCTGCGGAGTTTGAAGGGATTGGTAAAGCCGGATGCGGAAGAGTTGGCGGCGCGGATTCTGCGGGAAGCGGGGGTTGACAGGGCGAAATTGCCCAAAGAATATCTGGAGTTGCTGAAACTGTTGGGCGGACATCCGCTGTCGCTGAGGGTGGTGTTGCGGCATTTGAAGACGCAAACTCCGGTGCAGTTGATTGAGGCGCTGCGGCGGGGATTGGATACTTTCAAGGGTGCAGAGGAGGAAGGGAGAGAGAAATCTCTAACGGTGTCGCTGGATTATTCGTTTGCTAATTTGTCGGCACGGGCGCGGCAGCATTTGCCGTTTTTAGGGCTATTTTGCGATCGAGTTGATGCAGATTGGCTTCATGCTTTTTCAGAAAGTCCTGATGATGGATACGGACAAGCATATGTGGCGGTATTTGGAGAAAATTTGCAGAAATCGGATTGGATTGGACTCTTGAATGAAGCGACTGCTGCGGGAATTCTAGAAGATTGGGGAGGAAGTATTTATAAAATTCACCCGGCACTGCCTTGGTATTTGCGACAACAGTTAGACAAAAAAGGTTCGCAGGAGGTAATCAATACCCTAGAAAAAAAGTTGCTGGTTTTTTATGCAATGTTGGCGAATAAATACAATAGAGAACTTATCAGCAATGCGGAATTGGCAACCTTTGTGCTGCGAGTGGAAGAACCGAACCTATTCCAACACTTACGACTGGCAGAAAAGCAGGAAGAATGGGTTCAAGCTCAAGCAATTCTGCAAGCCTTGGGGGAGGTATATGAGCGATTGGGGCGCAAACCGGAATTTAAGTCCCTGCGAGAAAGGGCGCTGAATCAAATTGGCTTCCACTTGGCACAAGCAAAGGCAAAGGGGCAATACGCCTTGGATTTCTGGAGGTATCTGCGGCAAGTGGATGCAAATGAAGCTCTTGAAAGTGCCGAATTGGAAACAGCAAGAGCCATTTATCAAGAAATCCTGGATGAATTGACAGCCTTAAATGACCTCTCGGTGAATGACAAGATTGCTATTCTTTATCACAATCTAGGAATCGTAGCCCAAAAGCAACGACGGTTTGAGGAGGCGATCGCCTTTTACCACAAAGCTCTCCAAATTTTTGAAGATGCGGGGGATTTCTACCGTGCTGCTAGCGACTATCACCAACTAGGAATCGTAGCCCAAGAGCAACGGCGGTTTGAGGATGCGATCGCCTTTTACAATAAAGCTCTCCAAATTTTTGAAGATGCGGGGGATTTCTACCGTGCTGCTAGGGACTATCACCATCTAGGAATCGTAGCCCAAGAGCAACGGCGGTTTGAGGATGCGATCGCCTTTTACAACAAAGCTCTCCAAATTTTTGAAGATGCGGGGGATTTCTACCGTGCTGCTGTTGTCTATCACCAACTAGGAAGGGTAGCCGAAGAGCAACGACGGTTTGACGATGCGATCGCCTTTTACCACAAAGCTCTCCAAATTAAAGAAGATTTGGGGGATTTCCACAGTGCTGCTAGCGACTATCACCAACTAGGAATCGTAGCCCAACTGCAACGGCAGTTTGACGATGCGATCGCCTTTTACCACAAAGCTCTCCAAATTTTTGAAGATGCGGGGGATTTCTACCATGCTGCTAGCTGCTATCACCAACTAGGAAGGGTAGCCAAAGAGCAACGGCGGTTTGAGGACGCGATCCCCTTTTACCACAAAGCTCTCCAAATTAAAGAAGATGCGGGGGATTTCTACAATGCTTCAGACGAGTATCAAGGACTAGGACTAATTGCCAAAGAACAAGGAGATTTTGAGACTGCTGTTGCCTATTTCCAAAAAGCATTTGAAGCCAGAAGCGCAGCAAATGATTGGCGCAAAGCATCCTTCACCCTAACTGCATGGGGCGAAACCCTGGAAGCGCAATTAAATTGGACTGAAGCCGCGAAAATTTACCTTCGCGCCTTAGCCATTGACATCAAGCATAATCAAGAGTGGGTTGACTCGGATATCAACAATTTAGGGCGGATGCTCAAGCAGTTGGGAGACAGTCAGTTTAAGATAATTTGGCGAGAGTTTACGGGTGATGAGTGTTCGGAAAATTGGTTTTCAGTTATTCAGAAAGCCAGTGAAATAGAGGAGGAGGGAACAGATTAA
- the crtR gene encoding beta-carotene hydroxylase, with product MSEAGRPLTVPKEFLSPPGDLNPTLLLFLSALAIIAISFVGYWYGEWPDWCCFSLNVLALHMAGTVIHDASHNAAHRDRTINAILGHGSALMLGFAFPVFTRVHMQHHAHVNDPDNDPDHYVSTGGPLWLIAARFFYHEIFFFKRKLWRKYELWEWFFSRLFVIGVVYISIQYDHLGYVLNFWFSPALVVGLALGLFFDYLPHRPFHERDRWKNARVYPSPILNILILGQNYHLIHHLWPSIPWYNYKPAYEAVKPLLDEKGSPQSLGILEGKKDFWSFIYDIFLGIRLHHKKATD from the coding sequence ATGTCGGAGGCAGGACGGCCGCTGACAGTGCCGAAAGAGTTTCTGAGTCCTCCGGGTGACTTGAATCCGACGCTGCTGTTGTTTTTGAGTGCATTAGCGATTATCGCGATTTCCTTTGTGGGTTACTGGTACGGAGAATGGCCGGATTGGTGTTGTTTTTCGCTGAACGTGCTGGCGTTGCACATGGCTGGAACCGTGATTCACGATGCGTCTCACAACGCGGCGCACCGCGATCGTACAATTAACGCTATTTTGGGACACGGTAGCGCGCTGATGTTGGGCTTTGCTTTCCCGGTATTTACGCGGGTACATATGCAGCATCACGCCCACGTTAATGACCCAGATAACGATCCAGACCATTACGTTTCTACTGGCGGGCCTCTGTGGTTAATTGCTGCGAGGTTTTTTTACCACGAGATTTTCTTCTTTAAGCGCAAACTGTGGCGGAAATACGAACTTTGGGAATGGTTTTTCAGCCGTTTGTTTGTGATCGGAGTGGTTTATATCTCAATTCAATACGACCATTTAGGTTATGTGCTGAACTTTTGGTTTTCTCCTGCTTTGGTAGTGGGATTAGCCTTGGGGTTATTTTTTGATTATTTGCCGCACCGTCCGTTTCACGAGCGCGATCGCTGGAAAAATGCCAGAGTATATCCTAGTCCAATTCTGAATATTTTAATTTTGGGACAGAACTATCATTTGATCCATCACTTGTGGCCTTCAATTCCTTGGTACAATTACAAGCCAGCCTACGAAGCTGTGAAGCCGCTGTTAGATGAAAAGGGTTCTCCTCAAAGTCTGGGAATATTGGAAGGTAAAAAGGACTTTTGGAGTTTTATATATGACATCTTTTTAGGGATTAGGCTGCATCACAAGAAAGCCACTGATTGA
- a CDS encoding DUF433 domain-containing protein — MNRTNLLSRISTDPNICFGKPSIRGHRIRVSLILDCLASGATIESIIQQYPSIERDDILACIAYGAEVIDQNSEHQHLASLKPDRVIYAEFSEMANDTEYQAEALAICQ; from the coding sequence ATGAACAGAACAAATCTATTATCTCGGATTTCGACCGATCCGAATATATGTTTTGGCAAGCCCAGTATACGGGGACATCGCATCAGGGTTTCCCTGATTTTAGATTGCCTAGCTAGCGGAGCAACTATCGAATCAATTATTCAGCAGTATCCAAGTATAGAGCGAGATGATATTCTGGCTTGTATTGCCTACGGTGCTGAGGTAATCGATCAAAATAGCGAACATCAACATTTAGCAAGTCTCAAGCCAGATCGAGTGATATATGCCGAATTTTCAGAAATGGCAAACGATACAGAATATCAAGCAGAAGCTTTGGCAATTTGTCAATAA
- a CDS encoding DMT family transporter — protein sequence MQLKLTDSKLPFAPLLLIAPFFLWGTAMVAMKGVMPHTTPLFVAVVRLVPAGVLVLLAAALMGKQQPQGWKAWLWISLFALVDGTLFQGFLAEGLARTGAGLGSVMIDSQPLAVAILCLWLFQEKIGFWGWLGLVIGVIGISLIGLPDGFIVGLFHPESAQVFAGIESVFQGGEWLMLLAALSMAVGTVLVRWVCRYVDPIVATGWHMILGGLPLLAISAATESGQFVNIDFSGWMALGYSTVFGSAIAYGLFFYFASSGSLTSLSSLTFLTPIFALLFGNLLLGEVLNPLQSMGVGLTLVSIYLINQRDTLAEKLGKGRNGAANSDEEVQLLESSELNTVEVPVQVRAAELESEV from the coding sequence ATGCAGCTAAAACTCACCGATTCTAAACTACCCTTCGCCCCGCTGTTACTCATTGCGCCGTTTTTCCTGTGGGGAACCGCGATGGTAGCCATGAAAGGGGTGATGCCGCACACGACACCGCTGTTTGTAGCTGTCGTGCGTTTAGTACCTGCGGGCGTGTTGGTGTTGCTGGCGGCGGCATTGATGGGAAAACAGCAGCCGCAGGGTTGGAAGGCTTGGCTGTGGATTTCGCTGTTTGCGTTAGTTGACGGTACTTTGTTTCAAGGCTTTTTAGCCGAAGGTTTGGCGAGAACCGGTGCGGGTTTGGGTTCGGTGATGATTGATTCTCAACCGCTAGCAGTGGCGATTTTGTGTTTGTGGCTGTTTCAAGAAAAAATAGGTTTTTGGGGCTGGTTGGGCTTAGTAATTGGCGTTATCGGCATCAGTTTGATTGGGTTGCCGGATGGCTTTATTGTGGGGTTATTTCATCCTGAAAGCGCGCAGGTTTTTGCGGGTATCGAAAGTGTATTTCAGGGCGGAGAATGGTTGATGCTGTTGGCGGCTTTGTCGATGGCGGTGGGTACGGTTTTGGTGCGCTGGGTTTGTCGTTATGTTGACCCGATTGTGGCGACGGGCTGGCACATGATTTTGGGCGGTTTGCCGTTGTTGGCGATTTCGGCGGCTACTGAGTCTGGGCAGTTTGTGAATATCGATTTTTCGGGATGGATGGCTTTAGGTTATTCTACAGTGTTCGGAAGTGCGATCGCCTACGGTTTGTTCTTTTATTTTGCATCAAGCGGCAGTCTGACGAGTTTAAGTTCTCTGACATTTCTGACTCCGATTTTTGCTTTGCTGTTCGGCAATTTGTTGCTGGGTGAGGTATTGAATCCGCTGCAATCGATGGGAGTTGGGTTGACTTTGGTGAGTATTTATTTGATTAATCAGCGGGATACTTTGGCTGAGAAATTGGGGAAAGGGCGGAATGGTGCAGCGAATTCTGATGAAGAAGTGCAATTATTAGAATCTTCGGAGTTGAATACAGTTGAAGTTCCCGTACAAGTGCGGGCTGCGGAATTGGAATCGGAGGTTTAG
- the sppA gene encoding signal peptide peptidase SppA produces MIWPFKPRYRKQIARIEVTGAIAGDTRKRLLEALKTVEERKFPALLLRIDSPGGTVGDSQEIYSALKRLGEKIKIVASFGNISASGGVYIGMGSHHIVANPGTITGSIGVIIRGNNLEGLLEKVGVSFQVIKSGPYKDILAFDRQLTEPEQQILQDLIDSSYQQFVETVAEARKLTVEKVKTFADGRVFTGQQALELGLVDRLGTEEDARRWTAELAGLDPEKTECCTLEKQKPFLNRVLGSSLDTSGLSAYKNLLEFEISTSGLPLWLYRP; encoded by the coding sequence ATGATTTGGCCATTCAAGCCCCGCTACCGCAAACAAATCGCCCGTATCGAAGTCACCGGCGCGATCGCCGGAGATACCCGCAAACGACTGCTAGAAGCCCTCAAAACCGTTGAAGAACGCAAATTTCCCGCTTTGCTGCTACGGATAGACAGCCCCGGCGGCACCGTCGGCGATTCCCAGGAAATTTACAGCGCCCTGAAGCGTTTGGGCGAAAAAATCAAAATAGTCGCCAGTTTCGGCAATATTTCAGCTTCTGGCGGAGTTTACATCGGCATGGGATCTCACCATATCGTTGCCAATCCTGGTACAATTACCGGCAGCATTGGCGTGATTATCCGGGGTAACAATCTAGAAGGGTTGTTGGAAAAAGTCGGCGTTTCTTTTCAGGTGATTAAATCCGGGCCCTATAAAGATATCTTGGCATTCGATCGACAATTGACCGAACCAGAACAGCAAATTCTGCAAGATTTGATCGACAGCAGCTACCAGCAATTCGTCGAAACCGTCGCCGAAGCCCGGAAACTCACCGTTGAAAAGGTCAAAACATTTGCCGACGGTCGCGTTTTTACCGGCCAGCAAGCTTTAGAATTGGGTTTGGTCGATCGACTCGGCACAGAAGAGGACGCTCGCCGATGGACAGCCGAACTCGCAGGCCTCGACCCAGAAAAAACTGAATGCTGCACCCTAGAAAAACAAAAACCTTTCCTAAATCGCGTCTTGGGGAGTAGTCTTGATACATCCGGGCTTTCAGCTTACAAAAATTTGCTGGAATTCGAGATTTCTACTAGCGGTTTACCGTTGTGGCTGTATCGCCCGTGA
- a CDS encoding transposase, giving the protein MLDWLEQCRHVYNYALAERKDWMNSRKCSVNACSIRQEYIIPADTPYPHYYKQQNALTKAKEVIRELKAVHSQVLQDALKRLDKSFKFMQERGFGFPRFKKFGQYRSFVFPQFKSNPVNGFEIKLPKVGAMPINLHRPIPDGFEVKQVRVVFKASGWYAQLILQADIYVPEPMPHGEPIGIDLGLEKFLAISTGQLIERPRFFVDLQSELTWLQRKLKNKTKGSANYRKIQAKIRSLHEHIYNIRREFHVLTAHKLCDIAEMIFAEDLNLKMTSRGMLAKHCLDAAWGSFLEILKWVSWKRGVYFAKVDPHGTSQTCPQCGAHTGKKELSERVHHCSECGYTTNRDVAAAQVIEQRGLVAVGQTVILPVEEGCLGTPVKQENSRAILGSPRYTRSRVSVGRMSRLQTSVIACSER; this is encoded by the coding sequence ATGCTTGACTGGTTGGAGCAATGTCGCCACGTGTATAACTACGCATTGGCAGAGCGCAAGGACTGGATGAATTCGCGTAAGTGCTCGGTCAATGCTTGCAGTATCAGGCAGGAATACATCATCCCTGCTGACACGCCGTATCCCCACTACTACAAACAGCAAAACGCACTAACCAAAGCAAAAGAGGTGATTCGAGAACTGAAGGCAGTTCATTCTCAAGTTTTGCAAGATGCCCTGAAACGACTGGATAAGTCCTTCAAATTCATGCAAGAGAGAGGGTTTGGATTCCCTCGGTTCAAGAAGTTTGGTCAGTATCGCTCCTTTGTGTTTCCGCAGTTCAAATCGAATCCGGTTAACGGGTTTGAAATCAAGCTGCCGAAAGTTGGAGCAATGCCCATCAACCTGCATCGACCAATCCCAGATGGGTTTGAGGTCAAGCAAGTTCGAGTTGTGTTCAAGGCATCGGGTTGGTATGCCCAATTGATTCTGCAAGCTGATATTTATGTTCCCGAACCAATGCCACATGGCGAACCCATCGGGATTGATTTGGGTCTGGAAAAGTTCTTGGCTATATCGACTGGTCAATTGATAGAACGCCCTCGCTTTTTCGTGGATTTGCAAAGCGAGCTTACATGGCTGCAACGCAAATTGAAAAACAAGACAAAGGGTTCTGCCAACTACCGTAAAATTCAAGCCAAGATTCGCTCACTGCACGAACATATTTACAACATTAGACGTGAGTTTCACGTACTGACGGCTCACAAACTTTGTGACATTGCCGAGATGATTTTCGCTGAGGACTTGAACCTCAAGATGACCAGTCGTGGAATGCTGGCAAAGCATTGTTTGGATGCTGCATGGGGCAGCTTTTTGGAAATCCTCAAGTGGGTATCCTGGAAGCGTGGTGTCTACTTCGCCAAAGTTGACCCTCATGGCACAAGTCAAACCTGCCCTCAGTGTGGAGCCCATACTGGCAAAAAGGAACTCAGCGAACGGGTACATCATTGCAGTGAATGTGGATATACAACAAACCGAGATGTTGCTGCGGCTCAAGTCATAGAGCAACGAGGTCTTGTAGCCGTTGGACAGACGGTGATACTGCCTGTGGAGGAAGGTTGCCTGGGAACCCCCGTGAAGCAGGAAAACTCAAGAGCGATCTTGGGAAGCCCGCGCTATACCCGATCGAGGGTGAGCGTCGGGAGGATGTCACGACTTCAGACTAGCGTCATTGCTTGTAGTGAAAGATGA